CGCCGCCGTACGCCGAGACCAGGAAGATCAGCGCCGCCGTCGACTCGAAGGGGATCGTGATCGGGGTAAACAGCACGATCGTCATCGTCGCGGAGAAGCCGGGAATCGCCCCGAAGATGACGCCGATCGCGGTCCCCAGCACGATCGCGAAGAGGATGTACGGACTCGAGAGTATGCCGAGGCCGCTCTCGATCGTCGCGGGGAGCAGGAGCGGGTCGATCATAGCGGCACCCGTAGCCACTGGATGAACACGATCCAGAGGAGGAACGCGAACCCGATCGAGTAAAACGTCAGGACGAACAGGCTCTCCTCCCCGAACAGGTACAGCGTGGCCGCGAGGTAGGCCACGGTGGCGATGAGGAACCCGACCGGCTCGAGGACGACGACGTAGGCGGTCGTCAACCCGATCAGCAGCGCCGCGTTCCGCACGGTAAACGGCGAGTCGGTCGCGGTCGCCTCGGCGTCGCGATCGGCCGTCGTCTCCGACGCAGTCCCGGGTTCGGATTCGGTCCCGGTTTCGGGCTTCGGATCGGTAATAGCCGTCGCCGTCCAGAGGCCGTCCCCGTCCTCGTCCGGCGATCCGTCGAGCGAAACCGCCTGCTGCACGAGGGTGATAACGGCCAGCGCCGTCGTCGCGTACAGCAGCGGCCCCGCGTACAGCATGGACAGGTCCGGCAACGCGCGGGTATCCCAGTAGTAAAACAGGCAAAACGCCAGCACGAGCCCCGGGAACAACAGTTCACCCGTATCGATCTCGAGCGTCCGGTCGCCGGCCGAGAAAGTGAGGACCGGCGGTGTGACTCCCGTCATAGCTGCTATCGGTCGTAGATGAAGTTTTCGATGACGTCGGAGTACTCTTCCATGAACTCGGCGGTCGCCTCGACCTCCTGTTTCGTCTCGTCGGGCCCGCGGTAGTCGATGATCTTATCGAGGCCGCCCTGTTCTTCGGTCCGGGCCTGGAACGCCTCGTCCTCGAACACCGCGGCGTAGGTCTCCGAGAGCGACTCGAACCGATCCGGATGCTGCTCGCGGACCCCGCCGGGTAACACGACGAGCTTCCACTGCCCGAGCCCCTCCTCGACCAGCGGGATCTCTTCGAGGCCGAATTCGCCGAACGCCGGCGCGCCCGGCCACAGCTCCTGCTGCTCAGCGGTGTGGGACCCGAGCGAGATCACGTCGTCGACGTAGTCGGGATTGAACGCCCAGGGCTGGTTGACGCCGGCGTCGATGTCGCCGGCGAGGACGGCCTGTCGGACGCCCGAGCCGCCCTCCATGTTGACGATCGTCAGATCGAGGTCGAACGTCTCCTCGACGAGCAGCGCCGACAGCGCCGTGTTCCCGATCGCCGCCGTGATACCGACGGTGGCCCCGTTTTCGCGGGCGTAGTCGACGAACCCCTCCAGGTCTTCGTACGGGCTGCCCGGCGGCGCGAACCACATCGTCGGATCCCAGTGGTGGGTGCCGAGGTAGTCGAAGTCCTCGATCCGGTAGGGAGCGTTCTGGAACAGCCACGTCGCCTGCATCTGGGGCATGTTCCACATCGCGAGCGTGAACCCGTCCGCCTCGGAATTGTACAGCTCCTCGCCCCCGACCTGCGTCGATCCGCCCGGATGGTTCTCGACGGCGAAGTCGATGTCCAGCAACTCGGACCACGTCGGCGTCGTGACCCGTATCGACCGGTCGGTCCCGCCGCCCTGGGACCACGGGACGATCGCCGTAATTCGCGTTTCGTCGAACGTTCCCATGAGGCCGCTCGCCTGGGCGGTGTACGCCGCCGTCCCCGCCAGACCGGTGGCCCCCGCTGCGATAAACTCCCGTCGGCTCGTGTTTTTTAGTGTCATGAGTAGTGCGATTGTCGCGGTTCGTTCCGACTCGAGACCGGTCGAGTGCGCGCCGTGGCGCGGTCAGCCTCGAGCCGGTCGCTCGAGTTATCGATTCGCCGGCACCTCCGCTCCGGTACTGGTGACATCATTGGAATTGCTGCGGGATTCGTCGGCGATGCGTCGCCGAGTTGGCTGCCGAAGTGTGCCTCGAAGTACGTGTTTTCCTAACGAGCCGTTCGGGTTGGCTATTCGGCTTGCTAGTGCAACAGAAACCCCAGATTACGTATCACTTATCGAATTGGTAAAAGGGCAGATATCGACCATCAAAGCCCGATTTTCCGGCAGACAGGGGAAAATAGTGTGGGAATTCGGAAAAGACGTAGTGGCTTCAAATGCAACCCCAGCGATTTTACTCCCAGTAGCTGGACGTGTCCTATGGAATACACGACGCTCGGTTCGACGGGGATGGAAGTCAGCCGGCTCTGTCTCGGCTGCATGAGCTTCGGCGATCCCGACTGGCGCGAGTGGGTCCTCGAAGAAGAGGAGGGAACGGAGATCATCGACCGCGCGATCGACCTCGGGATCAACTTCTTCGACACGGCGAACATGTACTCGAAGGGCGAATCCGAACGTATCCTCGGGAACGTCCTCGAGGGCTACGATCGCGACTGGCCCGTGGTCGCCACGAAGGCGTACATGGAGATGGACGAGGACAACCCGAACGCCAGCGGCCTCTCGCGGAAGGCGATCGAGCAGGAACTGCAGAACAGCCTCGACCGGCTGGGGATGGACACCGTCGACCTCTACCAGATCCACCGCTGGGACGACGAGACGCCGATCGAGGAGACGATGCGCGCGCTCGACGACGCCGTGCGGCGCCAGCAGGCGCGCTACATCGGCGCGTCCTCAATGTGGGCCCACCAGTTCGCCGAGTCGCTGCACGCGAGCGACCGGCTGGGCCTCGAGCGGTTCGTCACGATGCAGGATCACTACAACCTCGTCTACCGCGAGGAGGAACGCGAGATGCTGCCGCTGTGCGAGAAGGAAGGGATCGGCGTCATGCCCTGGAGCCCGCTCGCTCGCGGCTACCTCGCCCGGCCCGCCGAGGAGATCGACGCGACGGCTCGCGGCGAATCGGGCGACAAGCTGTACGAACACCCGTACCGCGAGGGCGGCGGGCAGGAGATCAACGAGCGCGTGGCCGAACTGGCCGCCGAGAAGGGCGTCACGATGGCGCAGATCGCGCTCGCGTGGCTGCTCCACAAGGACTGGGTCGACGCCCCCATCATCGGCACGACGAGCGTCGAACACTTAGAGCAGGCCGTCGAGGCGCTCGAGGTCTCGCTCTCCGAGAGCGACCAGGCGTATCTCGAGGAGCCCTACGAGCCGGTGCCGGTGTCGGGACACGAATAGCCGGTCCGCCGTCCTCCCTTCGCTCGTCACTGACCGGTCACTGACGCGCCCACTCGAGCATCCGCCCGTAAACGGGATCGGTCGCGAGCGCGTTCGAATCACCGACGAGCACGAGCGCTCGCTTCGGACGCGTGAGCGCGACGTTGATCCGTCGGTAGTCCTCGAAGATCGGCCCCTCGAGCGAGCCCGTCGCGGTGAACGAGACGATGATGACCTCCTGGCTCGAGCCCTGGAAGCGGTCGACGGTGTCGACGGCCACGTCGTCGGGGACGTGCGCCGAAATCTCTGACACCTGCGCCCGGAACGGCGCGATGACGCCGATCTCCGAGCGCTCGAGGCCGGCGGCCTCGTAGGCCTCGATCAACTCGGCGATGCGGGCGGCTTCCTCACCGTCGGTGTACCGACTCCCGTCACCCTCGACGTCGACGAACGAGACGGGGTCCCGCAGATTTTCGGGCAGGTCGGCGCGGGCGACGCCCTCGAGGTCGTTCAGCGTTCGGGCCGCGACCGCGGGTTCGGCGGGGCGCAGTTTTCCGTCGTAGAACTCCCTCGAGGCGAAGGCCTGGATGCGCTGGTTCATCCGGTACTGGCGGTCGAGCATCACGCCGGCCTCGGGGTGGAGGTCGACGAGCCGCTCGAACAGCGACTCGGAAAGGTCGTTTTCGGCCCGTACGACGGGCGGCAGCTGCTCGTGGTCGCCGACGAGAACGAACCGCTCGGCGAGGTTGATCGCCGCACAGGTTCCGGGTTCGGTCAGCTGGGCGGCCTCGTCGACCAGCGCCGCGTCGAACGACTGTTCCTTCATGATGCGGGAGCCGCAGGTCGCCGTCGTCGCGGCGACCACCTGCGCGTTCTGCAACTCCGCGAGCCGGTCTTCGGGGTCGCCCGCCCGCTCGAGGCGGTAGGGCTCCATGTCGTCGCGGACGCCGCTCTCGGAGCCGACGCGAACGATCCGATCTTCGTCGATGACGCCCTCGAGTTGCTCGAGCAGCGCTTCCAGGGCGTTGTCGACCGCGCGGTTCGTGAAGGCCGAGAGCAGGACGCGCTCGCCGCGCTCGACCATCGCGCGGATGGCACGGGCGATGGTGTAGGTCTTGCCGGTCCCGGGCGGGCCGTGGATTAGCGCACAATCTTTCGCGCCGACGGCCTTCGTCACGGCCTCGTTCTGGCGCGCGTTGTTTCCGATGAACGTCTCCTCGATATCCTCGAACTCCGGCTCCGCGCGGCCGAACAGGACGTCCTTCCGGCGCTCGTCGCCCTTCAGGAGCGCGTCGTGCAGGGCGGCGAGCAGCCGATCCGTGGTGAGTTCGGAGGGGTAGACGTCCAGCCGCGTGACTTCCACGGGCTCGTCCGCCGTCAGAACAATCTCGTCGTCCAAGCGCTCGATGCGAGCGAGTTCCGACTGGCCGCGGACCGGGTGGCCGTCGCTGGCGAGGACGAGGTCTCCCTCCCGGAGCTTCGAGGTCGCCCCGCCTTCGCGGCGCGCGCGGAGTTCCCAGCGTCCGCCCTCGAGGGGCCGCTTCTCGACGAACTCGAGGTTGATCAGCGCGCGGTCGTCGTCGGCCCGCTCCTGGGCATCTTGCTCCCAGAGCTTGGCGTACTCGCGGTGAACTTCCCGGCGCTCCTCCTCGATCGCCCGGTAGAAGCGCTCGAAGTACTCGAGTTCCTCGTCGGGCAGCGCCTGGCCGATCTGGCCGGCCTTGGACTCCTGATCGAGGCGGCCGGAGACGACCATGCAGGTGTCCTGCTCGAAGCAGTACTCGCACTTGGCCGATCCCTCGTAGCCGGTCGGAACGTCGCCGCTCATCTCCATCGCGGCGATCTCGTTGCGCAGGCGGACGACGAACTTCAGCAGGCCGTCGCCCATCGAGAAGTCCTTGGCGGGAGTGAGATCGCCGGTCTCCTCGTTGCGGTCCAGCGCCGAGTTCTTGGTGTACAGCAAGGTGCCGGTGTCGACGTCGCCGCCGTGTTCCTCGAGTAAGAGCGCGTAGCAGGCGGCCTGCACCTTGTCCTTGAACCGCGGCTCCTTCTTGAGGTTCTTCCCGGTCTTGAGTTCAACCGGTGCGCCCCGGCGGATGGCGTCGGCGCGGCCGCGGATCCCGAAGGTCTCGCTGATGAGCAACTGTTCGGAGCGCCACGAGTCGTCCTCGGTCAGGCGACCCTGCTCGAGCCACCCCTCGATCGCGCCGGCGTTCTCGCGGACGTCCTCGGCGACCGAGTCGGGGGATTCCCCCAGCAGTCCGAGCTCGAGGCCGTGCTCGTCGACGCGAGCGTCGATCGACTCCTCGAGGTCGCGCCCGCGCAGGAGGTCGCCGAAGACCTCGTGGACGATGGTCCCCTTCACGACGGGGTAGTTCAGCGGAACGCCGGAGAGCTTGTTCAGGTAGTAGAGGCGCGGACACTCCACCCAGTTGCGGATCGCCGTCACGTTCACCAGAAACGAGGGCTCGACGACGACGTAGGAGTCGCCGGTCGTCTTGTACTGCGTCTCGCCCTGATACTCGTCCTGCTCCGCGTTCGTGACGAGCAGTTCCATCCCGGGCTCGAGGAGTTCGGCCGATTTGGTCCACTTGTTCCAGAGCGTCACCGTCGTCGGCTCGTGGTCGAGATCGGGGTCGAGGTCGGATTCGGAGACGGCAGCCGCGAGCGGCTCGCTTTCGGGGCCGCCGTCGGGCGCAGCCGCTGCATCGACCGCCGTCAGCTGCAGCGGCACTTCCGCCAGATCGGTCTCGCCGTAGCTCGTCGACACCGATCGCACTTCGACCTCGCCCGCGACGGTTCCGCGTACGTGCACGGCTATGCATCACGGGCCGAGTCGGCAAAAACGCTATCGGTCGCCGCTCGAGTCGCCCGCCGAACGGGGACGCTGCGGTCGCTCGAGTAATCCCCGATTACCACCGATTGCGGCCGGGACCGCGTCGAAACGGTCGCCGTCGCTTTTGGGATCGCGAGGGCAATCGCCGCTCGAGATGAGCGACTCGAACGACGACGGTGACCGGCGGACGGGATCGGAACCGGGTGCGAGCGACCCGGGCGGCCCGAAAAACCGCGCGGAGGACGCGTCGGCCGATATCGACTCCGGCACCGGCGTCGGCGACAATCCCAACGACCGCGATCCTCGCGACGAGTCCACGCGGATCGTCAGCGAGAATCGACGCCGCAACACGCCGCTCATCAGCGCGATCATCGCCGTCCTCGGCGCGTGGACGGCTCTCTCGGTGCTGGTTTTCGAATCCGGGGAAGCCGCCACGTGGAACAACGTCCTGGTCGGCATCGCCGTCGTCGCCGCCGCCGGCTACAACTACTACCGCCTCCACAACGACATCCCGCTGAGCGCCGGGGTCGCATCGCTGGTGGGGGTGCTGGGCATCTGGCTGATCATCTCCGCGGCGCTGCTCGAGATGGCCGGCGGCCTGTTCTGGAGCACGCTCGCCACGGGGCTGCTCGTCGCCGGGCTCGCGGGGTACAACGCCTACGAAGCCCGCGAGGCGAGAACGGTCGCGACGGAGCCGGAGACGGGTGCGTGAAGGCCCTAAAGGTCCGACTCGAGCCGGCGGAGCCGGTACTCGGCGGCGTGGTGGCGAAGCGCCACGACGGCAAAGCCGAGCATAACCACGGTAAAGCCGACCGCCACGAGCGGCGAGACGCCGTTGAGGTAGCTGTTCAAAAGCTGTCCGAGCGCCAGCGCCGCCGGTCCGAGAGTCAGCAGGCAGCTCGTCGCCGGGGTGGCGCGAAACAGTTCAACGAGGGGGAGTGATTCGCGGACGGACATGGGGAAAGCGACGGTTACGTGTTGTGTCGGGGCGGCCATCGTATTCCTTTTGGTTCGATCCGGGTCGAATTTTCTCGCGTGGCGGACTATCAAAAATTCCTGCCGGTCGGATCACACAGCGTTCGTCGCAACCGATACGTTCTTTCCGACCGCAACCGAACCACGAGACATGCGGATTCGCGAGTGGCAGGACATACTCGAGGACGTCACCGAGCGGGACGTCGACCCGGACGACTGGCGCGCAGTCGCCGGCGACCGCGCCACCGGCGTCGGCGAAGACATGTACCTCGCGCATCCCGGAGCCGGGGTCTTCTTCCTGAAGACCTACGCCAAGAACCCCTACGAGGTCCGCGGCGTCGGCACGCAGGTCGCGCGCAGCCTGGACGACGAGATCGGCTCGTTCCTCCCCGAGCAGGAGGAAGCCGGCGGCCGCTTCGCCGTCCAGTCTCCGCCCGAGGACGAGGACCACGCCGAAACGCTCTCGAAGCGCCTCGAGACGGTGCTCGAAACTCACGCGGACGCGCCGACGCGACCGCAAGACCTGTTCGACGACGTCATGGAGGCTATCGAAAGTCCCGCGTTCGGCCCGATGGAGTACGACCAGTACGATCGGCCCGAGGAACTCGAGGACCTCGCGGATCGGTTCGAGGAGGCCGACGAACTGCTGAACGCGGAACTCGAGGACTTAATCGAGACCGACGAGGTCGACCGCGGCTTCATGTGACCGGCCCGGACGATCCCTCCCTCGAGTAGCGCGGTGTTTTCTCCGATCCGTCGACCGCTCCACGTCGCATTCCCGTCGCTACTCGCCGAACCGATTTTTAGCCGTGCCTAAATTCCGGAATCGTTTTATGTTTTTAGGCGAGCCTAATTCGCATGAGTCGAGACGAGAGAAAGCCGCGGATGCCGACGCGACGAGACTGCGTGAAGTACGGCGGCACCGTCGTCGGTGCCG
The DNA window shown above is from Halopiger xanaduensis SH-6 and carries:
- a CDS encoding AAA domain-containing protein, encoding MHVRGTVAGEVEVRSVSTSYGETDLAEVPLQLTAVDAAAAPDGGPESEPLAAAVSESDLDPDLDHEPTTVTLWNKWTKSAELLEPGMELLVTNAEQDEYQGETQYKTTGDSYVVVEPSFLVNVTAIRNWVECPRLYYLNKLSGVPLNYPVVKGTIVHEVFGDLLRGRDLEESIDARVDEHGLELGLLGESPDSVAEDVRENAGAIEGWLEQGRLTEDDSWRSEQLLISETFGIRGRADAIRRGAPVELKTGKNLKKEPRFKDKVQAACYALLLEEHGGDVDTGTLLYTKNSALDRNEETGDLTPAKDFSMGDGLLKFVVRLRNEIAAMEMSGDVPTGYEGSAKCEYCFEQDTCMVVSGRLDQESKAGQIGQALPDEELEYFERFYRAIEEERREVHREYAKLWEQDAQERADDDRALINLEFVEKRPLEGGRWELRARREGGATSKLREGDLVLASDGHPVRGQSELARIERLDDEIVLTADEPVEVTRLDVYPSELTTDRLLAALHDALLKGDERRKDVLFGRAEPEFEDIEETFIGNNARQNEAVTKAVGAKDCALIHGPPGTGKTYTIARAIRAMVERGERVLLSAFTNRAVDNALEALLEQLEGVIDEDRIVRVGSESGVRDDMEPYRLERAGDPEDRLAELQNAQVVAATTATCGSRIMKEQSFDAALVDEAAQLTEPGTCAAINLAERFVLVGDHEQLPPVVRAENDLSESLFERLVDLHPEAGVMLDRQYRMNQRIQAFASREFYDGKLRPAEPAVAARTLNDLEGVARADLPENLRDPVSFVDVEGDGSRYTDGEEAARIAELIEAYEAAGLERSEIGVIAPFRAQVSEISAHVPDDVAVDTVDRFQGSSQEVIIVSFTATGSLEGPIFEDYRRINVALTRPKRALVLVGDSNALATDPVYGRMLEWARQ
- a CDS encoding tripartite tricarboxylate transporter TctB family protein, which gives rise to MTGVTPPVLTFSAGDRTLEIDTGELLFPGLVLAFCLFYYWDTRALPDLSMLYAGPLLYATTALAVITLVQQAVSLDGSPDEDGDGLWTATAITDPKPETGTESEPGTASETTADRDAEATATDSPFTVRNAALLIGLTTAYVVVLEPVGFLIATVAYLAATLYLFGEESLFVLTFYSIGFAFLLWIVFIQWLRVPL
- a CDS encoding Bug family tripartite tricarboxylate transporter substrate binding protein, encoding MTLKNTSRREFIAAGATGLAGTAAYTAQASGLMGTFDETRITAIVPWSQGGGTDRSIRVTTPTWSELLDIDFAVENHPGGSTQVGGEELYNSEADGFTLAMWNMPQMQATWLFQNAPYRIEDFDYLGTHHWDPTMWFAPPGSPYEDLEGFVDYARENGATVGITAAIGNTALSALLVEETFDLDLTIVNMEGGSGVRQAVLAGDIDAGVNQPWAFNPDYVDDVISLGSHTAEQQELWPGAPAFGEFGLEEIPLVEEGLGQWKLVVLPGGVREQHPDRFESLSETYAAVFEDEAFQARTEEQGGLDKIIDYRGPDETKQEVEATAEFMEEYSDVIENFIYDR
- a CDS encoding aldo/keto reductase, which produces MEYTTLGSTGMEVSRLCLGCMSFGDPDWREWVLEEEEGTEIIDRAIDLGINFFDTANMYSKGESERILGNVLEGYDRDWPVVATKAYMEMDEDNPNASGLSRKAIEQELQNSLDRLGMDTVDLYQIHRWDDETPIEETMRALDDAVRRQQARYIGASSMWAHQFAESLHASDRLGLERFVTMQDHYNLVYREEEREMLPLCEKEGIGVMPWSPLARGYLARPAEEIDATARGESGDKLYEHPYREGGGQEINERVAELAAEKGVTMAQIALAWLLHKDWVDAPIIGTTSVEHLEQAVEALEVSLSESDQAYLEEPYEPVPVSGHE
- a CDS encoding SPW repeat protein, with amino-acid sequence MSDSNDDGDRRTGSEPGASDPGGPKNRAEDASADIDSGTGVGDNPNDRDPRDESTRIVSENRRRNTPLISAIIAVLGAWTALSVLVFESGEAATWNNVLVGIAVVAAAGYNYYRLHNDIPLSAGVASLVGVLGIWLIISAALLEMAGGLFWSTLATGLLVAGLAGYNAYEAREARTVATEPETGA